In the Pontibacillus sp. HMF3514 genome, AAGTTTATTAATCTATGTGATGCTTTCCATATCCCGCTTCTATTCCTTGCAGATATCCCAGGATTTATGATTGGTACTCGTGTAGAGAAAGCAGGAATCATTCGTCACGGTGCAAAAATGATTTCGGCAATGAGTGAAGCATCTGTACCAAAGATCTCCGTAGTTGTACGTAAAGCGTATGGCGCAGGTCTTTATGCAATGGCAGGTCCAGCATTTGAACCAGATTGCTGTATAGCCCTACCAAGTGCTCAAATTGCAGTAATGGGGCCAGAAGCTGCCGTAAACGCTGTTTATGCAAATAAGATTGCTGAATTACCTGAGGAAGAACGTCCACAATTCATAAAAGAGAAGCAGGAAGAATATAAAGAAAATATCGATATCTACCGTTTAGCATCTGAAATGATTGTGGATGATATTGTCGAACCAGCTCAATTACGTGATCAACTAATCAAACGTTTCGAAATGTATGAATCGAAAAATCTTACATTTACAGAGCGGAAGCATGGTGTCTATCCGGTATAACAACATCAAGTAGAAAAACCCGTGTGATTATCCATGCGGGTTTTCCACGTTAAAAAGAAAGCACGAGGATGAAGAGATAGGGGGAAACAGAATGTCAAATGCCAAACAACGGGTTCAAGAGACATTCAGCAAAAATGCAGAGAAATATGTGACAAGTCAAACTCATGCTAAAGGAAAAGATTTAGCATTAATGGTTGAATGGGCCTCACCCAAAAATAATTGGGAAGCTTTAGATATTGCTACTGGAGGAGGGCATGTTGCCAAAACCTTTTCTCCGCATGTAAATAAAGTAGTTGCAAGTGATCTAACAAAAGAGATGCTTGAAAACACCGCTTCTCACCTAGCGGAATATAAGAATATCTCTTATGAAGTGGCGGATGCAGAACAACTGCCTTTTTCAGATCATTCTTTTGATCTTGTAACTTGTCGAATCGCACCGCATCATTTTCCGAATCCAAAAAGTTTTATTCGAGAAGTGAGTCGTGTATTGAAAGAAAACGGCAAATTTATTATGATCGATAACGTTGCTCCTGAAGAAGCAGAATTAGCAGATTTTATGAACACCCTTGAACATATGAGGGATACAAGTCATGTGCGGTGTTTACCCGTTTCAGAGTGGCAAAAGCTATGCAAGAAACATCATTTGCATGTGTTAAAAAGTCGAACACGTAAAAAGACGTTTGATTTTCATGATTGGGTGAATCGTACAGTAGAGGATGAATCTACGAAAGAGAGTGTATCTTCCTATTTAAGAAATGCGGATACACATATGAAAGATTATTTTCAAATAAAAGAAACACAAGAAGACATTGAAGCATTTTCCATAGATGAATGGATGGTGCTATGCGAGAAATTACCAACAACGTAATGAACTAAACAGGCAGGTGTACACACATGAAACTAAGCGATATATTAGGTGATATTGAATATGAAGTGGTTTGGGGAGATATAGAAGTACCAATTGATTGTATTTCTTATCACTCCGACAAAATGAAACAAGACTCTCTATTTGTTTGTGTAGAAGGGTCTAAGCATGACGGTCATGATTATATTGCTCAAGCAGTAATGAAAGGTTGTAGAGCCATAATCGTGGAGAAAAAAGTAGCCTTAGAGTTTATACCAGAAGGATGTACAGTCGTTCAAGTTAAGGGTACACGTAAACTTTTACCGTTCATAGCTAGCCGTTTTTATGACAATCCTTCAGAATCTTTCAATCTAGTAGGTGTTACAGGGACAAACGGTAAAACGTCCGTCACACACATGATCTCTTTTATCCTAAGCTATGCAGGTCGACATGTAGGGAGTATTGGCACTCTTGGAGATCAGATGAATCAGGAAGTGATTGATACCACAAGAACGACTCCTACAACGCCAGAGGCCTTTGATTTACAACAAGTCTTTGGTCATATGAGAGATCGAGGTGTAACAGATGTGGTCATGGAAGTCTCTTCAATGGGACTTGAACTTCATCGTGTGGATAGCTGTGACTTTACGGTTGGGATCTTTACTAATCTATCTCCTGAACATTTAGATGACCATGTTACATTCGAACGATATAAAGAAGCTAAACTAAAGCTATTTTCACTAGCTCCACAGTCGATTATCAATGCAGATGATGCAAATGCGGAGGATTTTATTCAGGCTTCTAAAGGAGATTGTCAGACCTACGGCATTGACAACCTTGATGCTGATTGGGTTGCAAAAGACGTTTCTGTTCAAGTGAATGGTGTAACCTTTACCCTTGTTGGGCATGATGTTCATACAGAAGTCACTGTTCCTATACCAGGTCGCTTTACTGTGTACAATGCTTTAGCTGCTATAAGCACTTGCCTATCTCTTGATGTACCGCTTCAAACGATTCTTGCTGCGTTAAAAGAAATTAAAGGGCCGGATGGTCGTTTGCAAACCATTCAATCACCTGATGGATATACCATTATGGTGGACTATGCTCATACTCCGGATGCACTTGACAATGTCTTATCAAACCTTAAACCTTATACAGCAGGGAAACTAATTTTGGTATTCGGTTGTGGAGGCGACAGAGACGAAGCTAAACGTCCACGAATGGGAGAAATCGCAAGTAAATGGTGTGACCACATTATTTTAACTTCAGATAATCCAAGGACTGAAGATCCGATGTCGATTATCAAAGATATTGAAAAAGGCATAGGAATGATAAAAGAATATGACATCATCGAAGACCGTAAAAAAGCCATTCAATATGCCATGAAGAATGCTGAAAAAGAAGATATCATTCTCATCGCTGGTAAAGGGAATGAAACCTATCAAATCGTTGGGGAGGAAAAACTTCCTTTCAGTGATGTTCAAGTAGTAAAAGAAAATATGTAAGCTATTTAGGAGGGAACGCGAAACGTGAACTCAAGGCAAATGATCTTTGTTGGACTCTCGGTATTCGTAGGTGTTTATTTCGCTATGAGAGGCTTTGATTTGATTCAAATGTATGATTCAATGGCAGGAAAAACAGAATCTTTTCGTTTCTTAGTATTTACCATCACAGATCAACTGACCCAACAAACCGTTCCCCTAATCGCCGCACTCCTAATTGGAATAGGAACACTATGTATCATCATTCCATTAATTATGATGTATAAGAAGCGGAAGTCATTAAAGAATGAACCTTATAGAGAGAGTACATCTTAATACTTTATGAAAAGCAGAATCTATCTTGTAGGATCTGCTTTTTTGTTACTTATTAATCGTTATAGAAAAAAGGGGCATCCCTATAATTTTAAGCTGAATTTATTAATCAATATGATAATAGCCAGGGCTTACATAGAGGCCCTGGCTATTTTTTAATTATGCTGTTCTTGTTTTCCTAATTCTCGTATTTTATCAACTGTCTCTGGATTTTCTAATGCTGATAAGTCTCCTGCATTTTCATTTAGGTACGCGGAACGAATAACACGCCGCATAACTTTGGCATTCCTTGTCTTAGGTAGATCATTTACAAAGTGTAAATGTTTTAATGCTAGAGCTTTACCTAAAACATCTACAGCATGTTTCAGGATAGAGGACTTCAATTCTTCTGAAGCGGAATAGTTTGGCTTTAATACGACAAATCCAACAGGTGTTTCACCTTTTACATCATGAGGGATACCTATTACACCAGCTTCAACTACTGCTTCATGATCGACAAGTACGGATTCAATTTCAGCAGGACCCGTTCGCTTCCCAGCTACGTTTAACGTATCATCAGAACGACCTGTAATCGTATAATATCCTTCATCATCATGGATCACCCAATCTCCGTGAACCCAAGTATCTGGCCAACGATTCCAGTATGTGTTTTCATAACGTTCATTCTCTTTGTAAAAGCCGTTTGTCATACCTACCCATGGCTTGGTAATTACTAACTCTCCAACTTCATTTTTAACGGACGTTGCTTGTTTATCATATACATGTACATCCATACCAGGGATAGCTGCATTAAAGGTTACAGGGCTAATCGGTTTTGTTAATACGTTGGTGAATATCCCACCGGAGATTTCCGTTCCGCCTGAATAATTAATAATTGGAATTTGGGACTTTCCGACATCTTCAAACAACCACATCCATGGCTCATGATTCCACGGTTCACCTGAAGAACCAAAGGCTTTTAAGGAAGAGATATCATGTTGTTCTACCCAGGATGATCCGTGTTTCATAAGAGTACGAACAAGTGTTGGGGCAATCCCTAAATGCGTTACTTGATGTTGTTCTACCAATTGCCATAAGCGGTCAGGATTTGGATAGTCAGGCGTTCCTTCAAACATGACGATACTTGATCCATTTATCAAACCACCATATACAAGAAAAGGACCCATCATCCATCCCATATCTGTGTACCAAAATAGGGTATCATCTTGTTTAACATCCATCATAACGCCTGCATCAAACGCAGATTTAATCGGGAAGCCTGCATGTGTATGGAGGGTACCTTTTGGCTTTCCTGTCGTACCTGATGTATAAATAATCATAAAGGGGTCATTAGCATTGGTTTCAAGTGTCTTAAAATCATCTACAGGCTTGCGAATGTCATCCCAATCTACATCACGTTCGTTATTCCACGCAATGTCACGACCCGATCGTTTAACTACAATGACTCTTTCAATAGAGGAAGATTTAGAAGCAGCTTTATCAGCTTCCTCTTTCATAGGTATCGTTTTGCCTTTACGATGAAAACCGTCTGCTGTAATAAGGTATTTGGACTCAGCGGCATTCATACGTGTGGCTACGGCATCTGCTTTATAACCTGAGAAAGCAGGGGAGAAGATCGCTCCTATTTTTGAAGCGGCTAGCATAGCAAATAACGTTTCAGGCAACATTGGCATATAGATCGTAATAATATCACCTGGTTGAATACCTAATTGTTGAAATCCTGCTGCTGTTTGATTCACTTCATCATGGAGTTCTTTATAGCTGAAAGTACGTGTTCCACCATCATCACTTTCCCATATAAGGGCTGTTTTATTTGCAGTATCTTTTTGCTTAGCCCATTTATCAACGGCATTATGTGTGACATTCATCTTACCGTTAACAAACCAATTTGGATATTTTACACCTTTGGACAAATCAAGCGTTTTATCATAGTCTTGAAACCATTCTATCCCAAGCTCTTCAACGGCTTTATCCCAAAACCATTCTAAATCATCAATCGACTTTTCGTGGAACGTATGATAGTCTGAAAAACCCAGAGATTTCATCCATTGATAAAGTCGTGTAGAATCAATATAAGATTGCGATGGATTCCAAACTGCTTGCTGTGACATTGAAAGACCTCCCATAAAAGTACATAAATTTTCAGAATGTTCTACATCCTATTATACAATTTATGTGAAAGCGCTTCAAAAATTATAGAGACTAGAATAACAGATTAGGAGATGATGGGAATGGAGTTACATTTCACACCAAAAATTCAAAAGCAACTTGATGTCTTACAAAAAATTGAATCAGGGCCTATATATCCGTATCAACTTCTTACTAATTTGCTATATGAGCCTACAGGGGTGTGTCCCGAAGTCTTGATATATATGATTCAGCACCTTGGTAAGGAAAAGGTATTTTATTTTAAAGAATCAGGTGATCAGTTACATGAAGAAGAAGCGGCTTATAATATGGGGGAATTGACTGTTTCTGAATCTATGAAAGTGGTTTTATTAGAAGCGGATAACAGGCGGAAGCGGTATAATCAAAGCTTTATTACAGAAGGCCATGTATTTCATGCAATGTTAACAAAGGACCCTATTCTAGCTAAATTAATTCCAGCCACTATACGAGAAGACATCCTTTCGTTTGCAAGTGTTCCAAGGGATATGACTGTAAGCCTACGTCATTATAAAATGCCTAAAGTTATGTTGGATGAAGGGATTACATTGTTGCGTGCTGCACTAAAGGATCAAGAAGAGTTATTGCGTTTTATTTCAGAAAGGTTTGGAGATCCATGGGTTAAAACCATTCAGATCGCATTAGAAAAGGAATGTCCACCACTTTATATTGCACGTGACAGAGGAGAACTAATAGGGTTTGCTTGCTATGATTCTGTTCGTGATCAAAAAGGGGTATATGGACCAATGGGAACCTCTCCACAAGTACGCACAAAAGGTGTTGGTTACGCACTTTTACATACTTGCCTAGAAGAAATGAAACAAAAAGGCTATGAGTATGCCATTTTAGGAGAGGCAGGTCCAATAGAATATTATGAACGAGCTTGTGGAGCAAAGTTAATACCGATCATAGATTATTGATAAACTTCTTTCATAATTTTATTCAAAATATGAATCTGTTCATCAAATAACATTTTGTAATGTTTCTTTAAAACTTCAAATTCTTCTTCACCCTTAGGCGTAACACGGTACCAATACACTTTCTGGCGCTTCTTTTCATGAGATTTATAATCCTCAGTACGTTGAAGCAAACCTTCCTCATGCATATCATGAAGGGTGTCAAGAAGAGTAGAAGGGGCAGGCTGCCAGTTTCCTGTGAGTTTACTAAATTCTTCTTTAAAGTGCTCGCTAATCATAGAGTTGCGTTTGTGAAGCAGATGAAGAATATAAAACTTTGTAAATTGAGCTGCAGACATATTCAGAGCAAACTTTTTTGGATTGTTTTTATGAGACATGGAAAGTTCACCTCGCATTGGTATATATTCTTTCAATTACCAATTCTATCACATTTGAACTTAGTAGTAACTCAGAAACCCTTTTCTAAAAGAATAAAGTGCTAAAAATACGAGGTGAGAACAAATGTTCGTTTTAGGTAGAGTCTCTATTCACAAGCTTAAAGTACAACGTTTTAGGAATAATAAAAATGAACTTATACTATAATTGAGTCAATCACTATGTTCTTGTAGAATAGCTAAGGAAGCAAAACTGAATAGAAAAGGTGTTTTTGAATATGCAAACAAAGATCGTTATAGGCGCGGGAATTCTTGGTGCATCTACTGCCTATCACTTAGCCAAAGAGGGCGTAAAAGTCACATTAGTAGATCGAAAAGATACAGGACAGGCTACTGAAGCTGCTGCAGGAATTGTATGTCCATGGCTTACCCAGCGACGCAACAAACCATGGTATCGCTTAGTGAAAGGTGGAGCGAAATATTATCCTACCTTAATTCAAGAATTAGAGGACCAGGGTGAAACTGAAACCGGATATGCCCGTGTTGGTGCCATTAATATATTTGATACCGATGAAAAACTAGAAAAGAAGATGGAAATTGCACGTCAGCGACTTGAGACAGCTCAAGAAATGGGGGAAGTGACAAAGCTTTCTGCGGAAGAGACAAAAAAATTGTTTCCCGTATTATCTGATGAGTACGGTGCTGTTCATATAAGTGGAGGTGCACGTGTGAACGGTAGAGAATTACGAGATGCTCTCATACGTGGTGCTAAAAAGAATGGTGCTACCTTTATTGAACAGGATGCTTCACTCATTTTTGAAGGCTCTACTGTCACTGGTGTGAAGATCAATAAGGAAGATCACTTTGCTGATCAAGTCATTGTAACAGGAGGAGCTTGGTCTAAGGAGCTTTTAGAACCTATGGGAATGAACTTTCAGGTTCGACCACAGAAAGCTCAAATCGTTCATTTACAAATGCCAAATACCGATACGAGTCAATGGCCTGTACTCATGCCGCCTTATAACAAATATATGCTTACCTTTAATGACGGAAAAATAGTAGTTGGTGCTACACATGAAGATGAAGCAGGATTCGACAATCGAGTAACAGCTGAAGCCATTCATGAAATTTTGGATAAAGCCTTTAAAGTAGCTCCTGGCTTAGCTGAAAGCACATATGTAGAAACAAAAGTAGGGTTTAGACCATTTACACCAGGCTTTTTACCAATTGTAGGTCCCGTCCCGAATACAGAAGGGCTTTATGTTGCTAATGGTCTTGGTGCATCTGGTCTAACAAGTGGACCTTATTTAGGAGCTCAGCTAGCTCAACAAATAATGGGGCAAGACACGGAACTTGATTTGAATGATTATGATGTCTCTACAGCATTCGAATCGAAAAAAGAATGAGTCTAAATGTCTGAAGGTGACTGAGCTTAAACAATTAAGTTCAGTTTCCTAAAGACATACCATACCAACCATATTTACTGGATCTTTTGTTTTATTGTGGTAAAATATCTCTGTAATCTTTACGGAATTTTTATTATATTTACATAAAAATTAATGATTTATGAATGTTCATTAAGAAAATTTATTGTTAAGATTAGTATGCTAAGATTAAAGATCGCCTATTTCACTAGTGAGTCTTTAACAAAAGCTGAAGCACATCTTTATTGCTTCAGCTTTTGTTTTGAAATGTGATTCCTTTCATGAAAGGTGTAAATTCATCTATCTAGTGGAATACTAAAGGATTAATAGGAGACAAAGGAGTATGTATCTTGAAGATCGCCATTATTACCGAGACATTTCTCCCGTCAACAGATGGAGTCGTCACAAGGTTAACTGAAGCTATAAAATACTTGAGAAAACATAATCATGAAGTCATTGTGATTTGTCCAGACTTGGGCACGACAGAGTTCGAAGGAGCAATTATTGAGGGTGTTAAAGCCACAAACTTACCATTTTATCGTTCTCGTCCGTTCGCATTACCAAACAAACGGGTGAAAGATCTTTTAGAAAAACACCAACCAGACCTAGTACATGTTGTGAATCCAGCAATGTTAGGGGTTTCTGGAGTTAAGTATGCAACAAAGCTTAACTTCCCATTACTTGCTTCTTATCACACGCATGTACCCAAATATATGGATTATTACAACTTATATCCATTCAAGCCAATACTCTGGTGGTACTTTAAACGACTACACAACCAAGCTGAACTTAATTTATGTACATCACAAGCCGTTAAAGATGAATTAGATCATCATGGCTTTAATAACGTGCATGTTTGGAAGCGTGGTGTAGCAATCGATCGCTATAATCCATCTTATTATAATCAAGAAATGCGATCACGCTTAACAAACGGAGAGACAGATAAAAAGTTACTTGTTTTTGTTGGTCGTTTAGCTCCTGAGAAGGAAATTCATAAATTGAAGCCGTTACTTGAAGAACGTAATGATGTTCGCTTAGCAATTGTAGGAGATGGTCCAATACGCGAACAGTTAGAGCAAAAGTTCGAGGGAACGAATACGGTATTCACAGGATTTCTACACGGAGATGAACTTAATCAAGCATTCTCATCTGCAGATGCGTTTATTTTCCCATCTATCACAGAGACATTGGGGCTAGTGATTTTAGAAGCAATGGCTTCCGGTTTACCGGTTATAGCTGCTAAAAGTGGTCCAACGATGGAACAGGTGGATGACGAACGTACAGGTCTTCTATTTGAAAATGAGGATACAAGCAGCCTCATTACAGCAGTTGAAAAGCTTGAAGATCCTGAGTTGCTGCAAAGCATGCGAGAAAATGCGAGGGAGGAAGCTGAAAAATTCAGCTGGACCAAACCATCGGAGCAACTATTGGAGTTTTATGAAAAATTACTTGGTGTTTCTATGAAGCAAGCGCAATAAAATTAAATTATATGAGAAAGGCTAAAACTAAGGTTTTAGTCTTTTTTTAGAAATATTTTTAATAAAAAAAAGAGATAAAAAATGGGAACTGAGGTTCTGTAAGGACCATAACAAGTATGATATAATATGCTTCAGATATCGTTCCAGTTGAAGGGCGGTCGGCTATCCTCCGATTGAAAGGGGGTGATGCCTTATGGACTTGTATGAACTATTTATGGTTCTGTTGACGTCCGGTTTATTTTTCTTAGGGTTTTTGAGTTTGATTGTCAAAATCATTTCAGAAATCATGGAAAATAAAAAGTAGACCTCCTTCAACGCCAAGTGATGGAAAGGTCTACTTTTATGTGAGGCCGATCCTCTTCAGGAACGACTATCTGATGGCCGTAGTAGCAGCTACGGTCATTTTTAATATACGTTTATCTTACTTATATATTACCACATTTTTTGCGGTTATAACAATTATATGTGGTTTATTTGCTGTTTTAATATAGGAGAAGGATGTTTGTATTTTAACAGAAAATGAAATGGGGAAGATAAAGCGTCTATACAAAACAAATATGGCTGTTGTGAAG is a window encoding:
- a CDS encoding class I SAM-dependent methyltransferase, with translation MSNAKQRVQETFSKNAEKYVTSQTHAKGKDLALMVEWASPKNNWEALDIATGGGHVAKTFSPHVNKVVASDLTKEMLENTASHLAEYKNISYEVADAEQLPFSDHSFDLVTCRIAPHHFPNPKSFIREVSRVLKENGKFIMIDNVAPEEAELADFMNTLEHMRDTSHVRCLPVSEWQKLCKKHHLHVLKSRTRKKTFDFHDWVNRTVEDESTKESVSSYLRNADTHMKDYFQIKETQEDIEAFSIDEWMVLCEKLPTT
- a CDS encoding UDP-N-acetylmuramoyl-L-alanyl-D-glutamate--2,6-diaminopimelate ligase → MKLSDILGDIEYEVVWGDIEVPIDCISYHSDKMKQDSLFVCVEGSKHDGHDYIAQAVMKGCRAIIVEKKVALEFIPEGCTVVQVKGTRKLLPFIASRFYDNPSESFNLVGVTGTNGKTSVTHMISFILSYAGRHVGSIGTLGDQMNQEVIDTTRTTPTTPEAFDLQQVFGHMRDRGVTDVVMEVSSMGLELHRVDSCDFTVGIFTNLSPEHLDDHVTFERYKEAKLKLFSLAPQSIINADDANAEDFIQASKGDCQTYGIDNLDADWVAKDVSVQVNGVTFTLVGHDVHTEVTVPIPGRFTVYNALAAISTCLSLDVPLQTILAALKEIKGPDGRLQTIQSPDGYTIMVDYAHTPDALDNVLSNLKPYTAGKLILVFGCGGDRDEAKRPRMGEIASKWCDHIILTSDNPRTEDPMSIIKDIEKGIGMIKEYDIIEDRKKAIQYAMKNAEKEDIILIAGKGNETYQIVGEEKLPFSDVQVVKENM
- a CDS encoding AMP-binding protein; translated protein: MSQQAVWNPSQSYIDSTRLYQWMKSLGFSDYHTFHEKSIDDLEWFWDKAVEELGIEWFQDYDKTLDLSKGVKYPNWFVNGKMNVTHNAVDKWAKQKDTANKTALIWESDDGGTRTFSYKELHDEVNQTAAGFQQLGIQPGDIITIYMPMLPETLFAMLAASKIGAIFSPAFSGYKADAVATRMNAAESKYLITADGFHRKGKTIPMKEEADKAASKSSSIERVIVVKRSGRDIAWNNERDVDWDDIRKPVDDFKTLETNANDPFMIIYTSGTTGKPKGTLHTHAGFPIKSAFDAGVMMDVKQDDTLFWYTDMGWMMGPFLVYGGLINGSSIVMFEGTPDYPNPDRLWQLVEQHQVTHLGIAPTLVRTLMKHGSSWVEQHDISSLKAFGSSGEPWNHEPWMWLFEDVGKSQIPIINYSGGTEISGGIFTNVLTKPISPVTFNAAIPGMDVHVYDKQATSVKNEVGELVITKPWVGMTNGFYKENERYENTYWNRWPDTWVHGDWVIHDDEGYYTITGRSDDTLNVAGKRTGPAEIESVLVDHEAVVEAGVIGIPHDVKGETPVGFVVLKPNYSASEELKSSILKHAVDVLGKALALKHLHFVNDLPKTRNAKVMRRVIRSAYLNENAGDLSALENPETVDKIRELGKQEQHN
- a CDS encoding GNAT family N-acetyltransferase, which codes for MELHFTPKIQKQLDVLQKIESGPIYPYQLLTNLLYEPTGVCPEVLIYMIQHLGKEKVFYFKESGDQLHEEEAAYNMGELTVSESMKVVLLEADNRRKRYNQSFITEGHVFHAMLTKDPILAKLIPATIREDILSFASVPRDMTVSLRHYKMPKVMLDEGITLLRAALKDQEELLRFISERFGDPWVKTIQIALEKECPPLYIARDRGELIGFACYDSVRDQKGVYGPMGTSPQVRTKGVGYALLHTCLEEMKQKGYEYAILGEAGPIEYYERACGAKLIPIIDY
- a CDS encoding PadR family transcriptional regulator; protein product: MSHKNNPKKFALNMSAAQFTKFYILHLLHKRNSMISEHFKEEFSKLTGNWQPAPSTLLDTLHDMHEEGLLQRTEDYKSHEKKRQKVYWYRVTPKGEEEFEVLKKHYKMLFDEQIHILNKIMKEVYQ
- a CDS encoding FAD-binding oxidoreductase; amino-acid sequence: MQTKIVIGAGILGASTAYHLAKEGVKVTLVDRKDTGQATEAAAGIVCPWLTQRRNKPWYRLVKGGAKYYPTLIQELEDQGETETGYARVGAINIFDTDEKLEKKMEIARQRLETAQEMGEVTKLSAEETKKLFPVLSDEYGAVHISGGARVNGRELRDALIRGAKKNGATFIEQDASLIFEGSTVTGVKINKEDHFADQVIVTGGAWSKELLEPMGMNFQVRPQKAQIVHLQMPNTDTSQWPVLMPPYNKYMLTFNDGKIVVGATHEDEAGFDNRVTAEAIHEILDKAFKVAPGLAESTYVETKVGFRPFTPGFLPIVGPVPNTEGLYVANGLGASGLTSGPYLGAQLAQQIMGQDTELDLNDYDVSTAFESKKE
- a CDS encoding glycosyltransferase family 1 protein translates to MKIAIITETFLPSTDGVVTRLTEAIKYLRKHNHEVIVICPDLGTTEFEGAIIEGVKATNLPFYRSRPFALPNKRVKDLLEKHQPDLVHVVNPAMLGVSGVKYATKLNFPLLASYHTHVPKYMDYYNLYPFKPILWWYFKRLHNQAELNLCTSQAVKDELDHHGFNNVHVWKRGVAIDRYNPSYYNQEMRSRLTNGETDKKLLVFVGRLAPEKEIHKLKPLLEERNDVRLAIVGDGPIREQLEQKFEGTNTVFTGFLHGDELNQAFSSADAFIFPSITETLGLVILEAMASGLPVIAAKSGPTMEQVDDERTGLLFENEDTSSLITAVEKLEDPELLQSMRENAREEAEKFSWTKPSEQLLEFYEKLLGVSMKQAQ